A single window of Synergistota bacterium DNA harbors:
- a CDS encoding tagaturonate reductase (catalyzes the formation of D-tagaturonate from D-altronate), with the protein MITVLQFGEGNFIRAFFDWMLQKINERTGAENEVFLVQPIPEGRLENILKAGGKYHVLLRGYENGKYKEVLDRVEVIKDGVNPFKDYSK; encoded by the coding sequence ATGATAACGGTTTTACAGTTTGGAGAAGGGAATTTCATAAGAGCGTTCTTCGATTGGATGCTTCAAAAGATAAACGAAAGGACCGGAGCAGAAAATGAGGTATTTTTAGTTCAGCCGATTCCAGAAGGAAGACTCGAAAATATACTTAAGGCAGGGGGAAAATACCACGTTCTCTTGAGAGGATATGAGAACGGAAAGTACAAAGAGGTTCTTGATCGCGTTGAGGTCATAAAAGATGGTGTAAATCCCTTTAAAGATTACTCAAAATT